The following coding sequences lie in one Desulfatiglans anilini DSM 4660 genomic window:
- a CDS encoding cupin domain-containing protein, with protein sequence MQPVVKQLDLSAEFYTEEGCFIIEVSNSADDPGLSVARARVPAGRTTRWHRLRGTVERYVILEGTGLVEVEGMPGARVLPGDVILIPPAASQRITSTGSSDLVFLALCTPRFDPEVYEDTEEGLQAPVRRPAEGPPADGPAGGG encoded by the coding sequence ATGCAGCCCGTCGTCAAACAGCTCGATCTCTCTGCGGAATTCTACACGGAGGAGGGGTGTTTCATCATCGAAGTGTCCAACTCGGCCGATGACCCGGGGCTGTCGGTCGCCCGCGCGAGGGTCCCGGCCGGCCGGACCACCCGATGGCACCGCCTGCGGGGAACCGTCGAACGCTATGTCATCCTCGAGGGGACCGGACTGGTCGAGGTCGAAGGGATGCCCGGCGCCCGAGTCCTTCCGGGCGACGTCATCCTCATCCCACCCGCCGCCTCACAGCGCATCACCAGCACGGGGAGCTCGGACCTCGTATTCCTGGCGCTGTGCACCCCGCGCTTCGATCCCGAGGTCTACGAAGACACCGAGGAAGGCCTCCAGGCCCCTGTCAGGCGACCCGCTGAAGGACCTCCCGCAGACGGTCCCGCAGGCGGCGGATGA
- a CDS encoding protein kinase domain-containing protein: MFENIRLADLPERAVRVLRAPSSTRPAIWLLEEEGAGAVVKDFSVNHAWYRHTAGRFLVWREQKALRRLAGVPGVPRLIGVVDGVAIVMERLPGRTLENLEQERTLDPNFFDRLQEAVLQCHARGVAHCDLKRAANILFGDDGRPYIIDWGASISASEFRFFGLRRIFERFEEDDLLAVIKVKLRHCPDQVSAEEKARLYRRSAPERLIRRLRDRLREVLQRVA; encoded by the coding sequence ATGTTCGAGAACATCCGTCTTGCCGACCTGCCCGAACGGGCCGTGCGTGTGCTGAGGGCGCCCTCGAGCACCCGGCCGGCGATCTGGCTCCTCGAGGAAGAAGGGGCAGGGGCCGTCGTCAAGGATTTCAGCGTCAACCATGCGTGGTACCGCCACACGGCTGGACGCTTCCTCGTCTGGCGTGAGCAGAAGGCCCTGCGGCGCCTTGCCGGCGTCCCGGGCGTCCCGCGGTTGATCGGAGTGGTCGATGGGGTCGCGATCGTCATGGAGCGGCTGCCGGGCCGGACGCTCGAAAACCTGGAGCAGGAGCGCACGCTCGACCCAAATTTCTTCGATCGACTGCAGGAGGCGGTTCTGCAGTGCCATGCGAGGGGGGTCGCTCACTGCGACCTGAAGCGCGCCGCGAACATCCTATTCGGAGACGACGGCCGGCCTTATATCATCGACTGGGGGGCTTCCATCTCGGCGAGCGAGTTCCGGTTCTTCGGGTTGAGGCGGATCTTCGAGCGCTTCGAAGAGGACGACCTCCTGGCGGTGATCAAGGTGAAGCTGCGCCACTGCCCGGACCAGGTGAGCGCGGAGGAAAAGGCCCGGCTGTATCGGAGGAGCGCCCCGGAGCGCCTCATCCGCCGCCTGCGGGACCGTCTGCGGGAGGTCCTTCAGCGGGTCGCCTGA
- the hypD gene encoding hydrogenase formation protein HypD, translating into MKHIDEYRDRSVAQALAARIGRMVEQVGRPIRLMEICGTHTMAIFRHGIRSLLPEEIELVSGPGCPVCVTAAEDIDRCLRLAREPGVIVATFGDLLRVPGSGSSLRLEQAAGADVRMVYSTMDALDLAKENRRSDVVFLGIGFETTAPTVAAALQTAGRLGVENFSVLAMHKLLPPAMQALLADPDIHVDGFICPGHVTTIIGTSAYRDVAERHRKPCVVTGFEPVDILEGILMLAGQIAQGRAEVEIQYRRAVNAEGNPGALGCMWEVFEPADALWRGLGTIAGSGLKIRDQHGGRDARLRFDLAVPPAVEPAGCRCAEVLRGRMRPPECPLFGRRCTPQDPVGPCMVSGEGTCAAYYRYRC; encoded by the coding sequence ATGAAGCATATCGATGAATACCGCGACCGATCCGTTGCACAGGCCCTGGCCGCGCGGATCGGACGGATGGTCGAACAGGTCGGGCGGCCGATCCGCCTGATGGAGATCTGCGGGACGCACACCATGGCGATCTTCCGCCACGGCATCCGAAGCCTTCTCCCGGAGGAGATCGAACTGGTCTCGGGTCCGGGGTGCCCGGTGTGCGTCACGGCCGCCGAGGACATCGATCGATGCCTTCGGCTCGCCCGCGAGCCGGGCGTGATCGTGGCGACCTTCGGGGACCTCCTGCGCGTTCCAGGCAGCGGTTCGTCCCTCCGGCTGGAGCAGGCCGCGGGCGCGGATGTGCGCATGGTCTACTCGACCATGGACGCGCTCGACCTGGCGAAGGAAAACAGGCGCTCCGATGTGGTCTTCCTGGGGATCGGTTTCGAGACGACCGCCCCGACCGTCGCAGCCGCCCTGCAGACGGCCGGGCGGCTGGGGGTCGAGAACTTCTCGGTCCTTGCCATGCACAAGCTGCTGCCGCCTGCGATGCAGGCGCTCCTGGCGGATCCGGATATCCATGTGGACGGGTTCATCTGTCCGGGGCATGTCACGACGATCATCGGCACGTCGGCCTACCGGGATGTGGCCGAACGTCATCGCAAACCTTGCGTGGTGACGGGTTTCGAGCCGGTCGACATCCTCGAGGGGATTCTCATGCTGGCCGGACAGATCGCGCAGGGGCGCGCCGAGGTCGAGATCCAGTACCGCCGGGCAGTGAACGCTGAAGGCAACCCCGGGGCCCTGGGCTGCATGTGGGAGGTTTTCGAGCCGGCCGATGCGCTCTGGCGCGGCCTTGGGACGATCGCCGGGAGCGGCTTGAAGATCCGGGACCAACATGGCGGCCGGGATGCCCGGCTGCGCTTCGACCTCGCCGTCCCGCCGGCGGTGGAGCCGGCCGGGTGCCGCTGTGCCGAGGTGTTGAGGGGGCGGATGCGTCCCCCTGAGTGTCCGCTTTTCGGCCGGCGCTGCACGCCCCAGGATCCCGTAGGCCCCTGTATGGTCTCGGGGGAGGGGACGTGTGCGGCCTATTACCGCTACCGCTGCTGA
- the hypF gene encoding carbamoyltransferase HypF: protein MPAGPRWNEMIERVKGSIRGTVQGVGFRPFIYTLARRHGLSGYVRNSPDGVEVEVEGPLVGIERFFEEVEAQPPPLARIETVIRRPMPSWGDKRFVIRESLPRGEKDALIPPDVCVCSTCLAEMRDPADRRHRYPFINCTFCGPRYTIVKEVPYDRPGTTMAGFPLCEACRLEYEDPLDRRFHAEPIACPECGPRVSLCDAAGRPLEGEDPLSAACSLIESGHILAVKGLGGFHLAADAAQDEALKRLRSRKRRDGKPFALMVKDLAAARRIAVFNQAEARCLSSLERPIVLLRKRRGHGLSDEVAPRSRLFGVMLPYTPLHALLMEGRFPALVMTSGNRSGEPIQIDNGEALRDLADVADGFLLHNRDIHIHCDDSILRVVAGSPSPMRRSRGFVPGPVHLPEALKDLPPVLAVGAEQKSTVCLTKGGRAFLSQHIGDLHNLETLRVFERTISHLEGLLGVQPQVLARDLHPDYLSSVFARARTGCPVVPVQHHHAHIVSCLAEHGFEGPVIGLAMDGTGYGPDGTIWGGEILLADWVSFERAGHLEGVPLPGGDAAVRHPWRMALAYLDQVFGDGLFGLKIPLLDELDPGQVELVLQMCRTGLNAPPTSSCGRFFDAAAALIGLRRSVTYEGQAAFELEMCQSRTKTKGYPWRVSPLDDGSWLLEAGPIITALVEDLAAGKPAGIMSRRFHLALIEMLSEVCRGIREQTGLSVVALSGGVFQNATLLEGLTGLLERGGFTVLSHRLVPCNDGGLSLGQAVCVALQTTGWSGRFAGGDHQAGSGAVACGGRWGRTT from the coding sequence GTGCCCGCCGGCCCCCGCTGGAATGAAATGATCGAGCGCGTCAAAGGGTCGATCAGGGGCACCGTTCAGGGTGTCGGATTCCGACCTTTCATCTATACGCTTGCCAGGCGCCACGGGCTGTCCGGCTATGTCCGGAACAGCCCGGACGGGGTCGAGGTGGAGGTCGAAGGCCCTCTGGTCGGGATCGAGCGGTTCTTCGAAGAGGTCGAAGCCCAGCCGCCGCCGCTCGCGCGCATCGAGACGGTGATCCGGCGGCCGATGCCTTCCTGGGGCGACAAGCGGTTCGTCATCCGCGAGAGCCTGCCCCGCGGGGAAAAGGACGCCCTCATTCCGCCGGATGTGTGCGTCTGCAGCACGTGCCTGGCTGAGATGCGCGACCCGGCCGACCGTCGGCACCGCTATCCGTTCATCAATTGCACGTTCTGCGGGCCCCGTTACACGATCGTGAAGGAGGTGCCCTACGACCGGCCCGGAACGACCATGGCCGGCTTCCCCCTCTGCGAGGCCTGCCGTTTGGAATACGAGGACCCGCTCGACAGGCGCTTTCATGCAGAGCCGATCGCATGCCCGGAATGCGGTCCGCGCGTTTCGCTCTGCGACGCGGCCGGGCGGCCCCTCGAGGGGGAGGACCCCTTGTCCGCCGCGTGCAGCCTGATCGAATCCGGACACATCCTGGCCGTCAAAGGGCTCGGGGGTTTCCACTTGGCGGCCGATGCCGCCCAGGACGAGGCGCTGAAGCGCCTGAGGAGCCGGAAGCGCCGGGACGGGAAGCCGTTCGCCCTGATGGTGAAGGATCTCGCGGCGGCGCGCCGGATCGCTGTTTTCAACCAGGCCGAGGCGCGGTGCCTCTCTTCCCTGGAGCGTCCGATCGTGCTCCTGCGCAAGAGGCGCGGACACGGGTTGTCCGATGAGGTGGCGCCGCGGAGCCGTCTTTTCGGGGTGATGCTCCCGTATACGCCCCTGCACGCCCTGTTGATGGAAGGGCGCTTCCCCGCCCTGGTGATGACGAGCGGCAACCGCTCCGGCGAGCCGATCCAGATCGACAACGGGGAGGCCCTCAGGGATCTTGCCGACGTCGCCGATGGCTTCCTGCTGCACAACCGCGACATTCACATCCACTGCGATGACAGCATCCTGCGCGTGGTCGCAGGGTCCCCGAGTCCCATGAGGCGCTCGCGCGGCTTCGTCCCTGGACCGGTCCATCTGCCGGAGGCCCTGAAGGACCTGCCCCCGGTGCTGGCGGTGGGCGCCGAACAGAAGAGCACCGTCTGCCTGACGAAAGGCGGCCGTGCTTTCCTGAGCCAGCACATCGGCGATCTGCACAACCTCGAGACCCTGCGCGTCTTCGAACGGACGATCTCGCACCTCGAGGGCCTTCTCGGCGTGCAGCCGCAGGTGCTGGCCCGCGATCTGCACCCCGATTATCTCTCATCGGTTTTCGCGCGCGCCCGAACCGGCTGTCCGGTGGTGCCCGTGCAGCATCACCATGCCCACATCGTCAGCTGCCTCGCCGAGCACGGCTTCGAGGGGCCGGTGATCGGGCTGGCCATGGACGGGACGGGCTACGGTCCGGACGGGACGATCTGGGGCGGGGAGATCCTGCTGGCCGACTGGGTGTCATTCGAGCGCGCCGGCCACCTCGAAGGCGTTCCCCTTCCCGGAGGGGACGCAGCGGTCCGGCACCCCTGGCGTATGGCGCTGGCCTATCTGGACCAAGTCTTCGGCGACGGCCTTTTCGGTTTGAAGATCCCGCTCCTGGACGAGCTCGACCCGGGCCAGGTCGAGCTCGTTCTGCAGATGTGCCGGACCGGCTTGAACGCGCCTCCGACGTCGAGCTGCGGCCGGTTCTTCGATGCTGCGGCGGCCTTGATCGGGCTGCGGCGGAGCGTCACCTACGAGGGGCAGGCGGCCTTCGAGCTCGAGATGTGCCAGTCCCGGACGAAGACGAAGGGTTACCCCTGGAGGGTCAGCCCCCTTGACGACGGGTCATGGCTCCTCGAGGCGGGGCCGATCATCACGGCGCTCGTGGAGGACCTCGCAGCCGGAAAGCCTGCGGGAATCATGAGCCGGAGGTTTCACCTGGCGCTCATCGAGATGCTGTCGGAAGTGTGCAGGGGCATTCGGGAACAGACCGGCCTTTCCGTCGTCGCGCTGAGCGGCGGGGTCTTCCAGAACGCGACCCTCCTCGAAGGCCTGACGGGGCTCCTCGAGCGCGGGGGCTTTACGGTATTGAGCCATCGGCTCGTGCCATGCAACGACGGTGGGTTGAGCCTCGGGCAGGCGGTCTGCGTCGCTCTGCAGACCACCGGTTGGAGCGGACGCTTCGCCGGGGGTGATCATCAGGCCGGTTCGGGCGCCGTGGCATGCGGCGGTCGATGGGGGCGGACGACATGA
- the hypB gene encoding hydrogenase nickel incorporation protein HypB has product MKIAVVRDILDANERIARENRRLFDRKGLLVMNLMSSPGAGKTSLLEQTIEALGGDLRLGVIEGDIQSSKDAERIARRGVQVVQINTGGACHLDGNMIRDALDALDLDRMDLLVVENVGNLVCPAEFHVGEDFKAMILSVTEGEDKPAKYPLMFRESKVLVINKIDLLPYLDCSVEQIREEALKVNPELVLFEVSCKTGEGLDRWVDWLKEAARARRPPLE; this is encoded by the coding sequence ATGAAGATCGCAGTGGTCAGGGACATTCTCGATGCCAACGAGCGCATCGCCCGGGAAAATCGACGGCTTTTCGACCGGAAAGGCCTGTTGGTGATGAATCTCATGAGTTCGCCGGGGGCGGGGAAGACGAGCCTCCTCGAACAGACGATCGAGGCCCTCGGCGGCGATCTCAGGCTGGGGGTCATCGAGGGGGACATCCAGTCCTCGAAGGATGCCGAACGGATCGCCCGCCGGGGGGTGCAGGTCGTCCAGATCAACACGGGCGGGGCCTGCCACCTGGACGGCAACATGATCCGCGACGCCCTGGACGCGCTCGACCTGGACCGAATGGATCTTTTGGTCGTCGAGAATGTCGGGAATCTCGTCTGCCCCGCGGAGTTCCATGTGGGCGAGGACTTCAAGGCCATGATCCTGAGCGTCACCGAGGGAGAGGACAAGCCCGCGAAATATCCCCTCATGTTCCGTGAGTCGAAGGTTCTGGTCATCAACAAGATCGATCTCCTCCCTTATCTCGACTGCAGTGTGGAGCAGATCCGCGAGGAGGCGCTGAAGGTCAATCCCGAACTGGTGCTGTTCGAGGTCTCCTGCAAAACCGGCGAGGGGCTCGACCGGTGGGTGGACTGGCTCAAAGAGGCGGCCCGTGCCCGCCGGCCCCCGCTGGAATGA
- the hypA gene encoding hydrogenase maturation nickel metallochaperone HypA, translating to MHEMSIAQGLIDILREEMSNHRAERLRRVKVRIGELSGVVPDALSFCFGVIIEGTELDGALLELEQVPLEGRCRACGACFRIRNYAFQCPECGDGSIEIVSGRELSIVEMEVDEEGGNG from the coding sequence ATGCACGAAATGTCTATCGCTCAGGGTTTGATCGACATCCTTCGTGAAGAGATGTCCAACCACCGGGCCGAGCGCCTGCGCCGCGTCAAGGTCCGGATCGGAGAGCTTTCCGGTGTGGTTCCGGACGCCCTCTCGTTCTGTTTCGGCGTAATCATCGAAGGGACGGAGCTGGACGGAGCCTTGCTGGAGCTGGAGCAGGTCCCGCTGGAGGGGCGCTGCCGCGCGTGCGGGGCGTGTTTCCGGATCCGGAACTACGCTTTTCAATGCCCGGAGTGCGGGGACGGATCCATTGAAATCGTCTCCGGCAGGGAGTTGTCCATCGTCGAAATGGAGGTGGACGAAGAAGGGGGAAATGGATGA
- a CDS encoding DUF2333 family protein yields MKESGKSREAGKTKWVVALVVAVLVCFSLVVMVVNSRKPEPLELSDYDRNVRGAAFVRANLVLLEQMIDNWLPNDLFWPTIFLDNMPNFQLGQLELVRYNLRVLRDELTRLRTTDKIDRLAEEAFTAISNDPRRWWFPSAESKWKLAHAKLDTFYGNLLTGKSTFYARADNLATLMTEYASLMGGINTRLMNAPGDIRAVLIDEEDAGGSGGGIEIVQVDIPWSEIDDNFYYAQGAAYALLASFKAIRVDFHDILVKKNALKLLDKVMESLQRCDFEPLIIFNGDPESVFANHSLNLSGVFNDARQKISSLIVALNQG; encoded by the coding sequence ATGAAAGAATCCGGAAAGAGTCGTGAGGCGGGCAAGACCAAGTGGGTCGTGGCCTTGGTCGTCGCGGTCCTGGTCTGCTTCTCTCTGGTGGTCATGGTCGTCAATTCCAGAAAACCGGAGCCCCTCGAACTGTCCGATTACGACCGGAATGTGAGAGGGGCCGCTTTCGTCCGCGCCAATCTGGTCCTCCTCGAGCAGATGATCGACAACTGGCTGCCGAACGATCTTTTCTGGCCGACGATCTTTCTGGACAACATGCCCAACTTCCAGCTCGGGCAGCTCGAGCTGGTCCGCTACAACCTGCGCGTTCTGAGGGACGAACTGACCCGGCTGCGTACGACGGACAAGATCGACCGGCTGGCGGAAGAAGCGTTTACCGCGATATCGAACGATCCCCGCAGGTGGTGGTTCCCGTCTGCAGAAAGCAAGTGGAAGCTCGCCCACGCCAAGCTCGACACCTTCTATGGCAATCTTCTGACCGGGAAATCGACCTTCTATGCCCGGGCGGACAACCTCGCCACCCTGATGACGGAGTACGCCTCCCTCATGGGCGGGATCAATACCCGCCTCATGAATGCGCCCGGGGACATCCGGGCGGTGCTGATCGACGAGGAGGACGCCGGAGGGTCCGGGGGCGGGATTGAAATCGTGCAGGTCGACATCCCCTGGAGCGAGATCGACGACAACTTCTACTACGCGCAGGGAGCGGCTTACGCCCTCCTGGCCTCTTTCAAGGCGATCCGGGTCGATTTCCATGACATCCTCGTGAAGAAGAACGCCCTCAAGCTGCTGGACAAGGTCATGGAATCCTTGCAGCGATGCGACTTCGAGCCTCTGATCATCTTCAACGGGGATCCGGAGAGTGTTTTCGCCAACCATTCCTTGAATCTTTCCGGGGTCTTCAATGATGCCCGCCAGAAGATCAGTTCGCTGATCGTAGCCTTGAACCAGGGATAG
- the resB gene encoding cytochrome c biogenesis protein ResB — translation MAQTTSRTPPDTKVHFLWRFFSSVKLTIALLIILAITSIAGTLIPQQQEALKFARELSPWVFRLFAALDLFDMYHAFWFRIFLGALTVNLLVCSIDRFPTAWGRFRAQPSPEREQPFENLPEEQAFLVEGNPGDLPGRIEALLRSRYKRVHAAKDETRSSWHAEKGRYAHFGVYLVHLSVFLILVGGLIGSFLGFQGFVNIVEGETIDEIAVRNRMETMPLGFEVRCDRFVVEFYESGAPKEYRSDLTFLVDGEVAAERAIRVNHPTEFEGVTFYQSSYGSTPGRRVHLHLMRAGDPPATTPVDAEIQGPAVELPGKEGVFRVLDANPNMMGVMGPAVLIGVKPHDGDEMQFWVFQNVGAVQERFPGIFGHNPRLNPAAFEPYTFVLTQLESRYYTGLQVNRDPGVPLVWAGCFMMVAGFIVTFFMSHRHIWVRLDRIENGANRVRIAGRSSKNPVGLERELERLTGDLNRLLNDRND, via the coding sequence TTGGCCCAGACGACATCCCGGACCCCGCCAGACACAAAGGTCCATTTTTTGTGGCGTTTTTTCAGTTCAGTCAAACTGACCATCGCGCTTCTGATCATCCTGGCGATCACGTCCATCGCCGGCACGCTCATCCCCCAGCAGCAGGAGGCCCTGAAATTCGCCCGCGAGCTGAGCCCCTGGGTATTCCGTCTCTTCGCGGCCCTCGACCTTTTCGATATGTACCATGCCTTTTGGTTCCGAATTTTCCTGGGCGCGCTGACGGTCAACCTCCTGGTCTGCTCGATCGACCGGTTCCCCACGGCCTGGGGGCGCTTCCGCGCTCAACCGAGCCCGGAGCGTGAACAGCCTTTCGAAAACCTGCCCGAGGAGCAGGCCTTCCTGGTCGAAGGAAACCCCGGTGATCTCCCGGGCCGTATCGAAGCGCTCCTTCGTTCGCGCTACAAGCGCGTTCATGCCGCCAAAGACGAGACGCGTTCGTCCTGGCATGCCGAAAAGGGCCGCTACGCCCACTTCGGGGTCTACCTGGTCCATCTGAGCGTATTCCTCATCCTGGTGGGGGGATTGATCGGCTCCTTTCTCGGCTTTCAAGGCTTCGTCAACATTGTCGAGGGCGAGACGATCGATGAGATCGCGGTCAGAAACCGTATGGAAACCATGCCGCTCGGCTTCGAGGTCCGCTGCGACCGGTTCGTGGTGGAATTCTATGAAAGCGGGGCACCCAAAGAATACCGCTCCGACCTCACCTTTCTCGTCGACGGGGAGGTGGCCGCCGAGCGGGCCATCCGGGTGAACCACCCCACCGAATTCGAAGGCGTGACCTTCTACCAGTCGAGCTACGGCTCGACTCCCGGCAGGCGGGTGCACCTCCACCTCATGCGCGCCGGCGACCCGCCTGCGACGACGCCTGTCGATGCCGAGATCCAGGGCCCCGCAGTTGAACTGCCCGGCAAGGAAGGGGTCTTCAGGGTCCTCGATGCCAACCCCAACATGATGGGCGTCATGGGCCCCGCCGTCCTGATCGGCGTCAAACCGCACGATGGGGATGAGATGCAATTCTGGGTCTTTCAGAACGTCGGGGCCGTTCAGGAGCGGTTCCCTGGGATTTTCGGGCACAACCCGCGCCTGAACCCGGCCGCCTTCGAACCTTACACCTTCGTGCTGACTCAACTGGAAAGCCGCTATTACACGGGACTGCAGGTCAACCGCGACCCCGGCGTACCGCTTGTCTGGGCGGGCTGCTTCATGATGGTCGCGGGTTTCATCGTCACCTTCTTTATGTCCCATCGGCATATCTGGGTGCGCCTGGACCGGATCGAAAACGGCGCGAACCGTGTGCGCATCGCGGGGAGATCCAGCAAAAACCCCGTCGGCCTCGAACGGGAGCTCGAGCGTCTGACGGGCGATTTAAACCGCCTTCTGAACGATCGCAACGACTGA
- the ccsB gene encoding c-type cytochrome biogenesis protein CcsB encodes MLNATILSYITFFYFAAFLFYLLMLIMHRKAPGLIATGISAAGLIGHTFAIALRWFESYRMGIGHAPFSNLYESLIFFSWMIMFLYLLVEWRTRNRTLGAFATPLAFLAMAYASFSPGINSQIQPLIPALKSNWLISHVITCFVGYAAFGLSFGLSLMYLMKKRSEAGSPRRITRLLPSTGMLDELNYQMVVIGFLMLTLGIITGSVWAHSAWGSYWSWDPKETWSLITWLVYAAVLHSRLVRGWRGKKIAVLCLVGFACVLFTYFGVNYLAGLHSYAKS; translated from the coding sequence ATGCTGAATGCGACTATATTGAGCTACATTACGTTCTTTTACTTCGCTGCGTTTCTGTTCTATCTGCTCATGCTGATCATGCACCGCAAGGCCCCGGGGCTGATCGCCACAGGGATCTCGGCGGCGGGCCTGATCGGGCACACGTTCGCCATCGCGCTGCGATGGTTCGAATCTTACAGGATGGGGATCGGCCACGCCCCCTTTTCCAACCTCTATGAGTCCCTCATCTTCTTCTCCTGGATGATCATGTTTCTCTACCTGCTGGTGGAGTGGCGCACCCGGAACCGCACCCTCGGGGCCTTTGCCACTCCCCTGGCCTTCCTCGCAATGGCTTACGCTTCGTTTTCACCTGGGATCAACAGCCAGATCCAGCCGCTGATCCCCGCCCTCAAGAGCAACTGGCTCATCTCCCATGTGATCACGTGCTTCGTGGGTTATGCCGCCTTCGGCCTCTCTTTCGGGCTGAGCCTGATGTACCTCATGAAGAAGAGAAGCGAGGCGGGCTCCCCTAGGAGGATTACGCGGCTTCTGCCCTCGACCGGCATGCTGGACGAACTGAATTATCAGATGGTCGTAATCGGGTTCCTCATGCTGACCCTCGGCATCATCACCGGTTCGGTGTGGGCCCATTCGGCCTGGGGCAGCTACTGGAGCTGGGACCCGAAGGAGACATGGTCGCTCATCACGTGGCTTGTTTATGCCGCGGTGCTCCATTCCCGCCTCGTCAGGGGATGGCGCGGAAAGAAAATCGCGGTCTTGTGCCTGGTGGGATTCGCCTGTGTGCTTTTCACCTATTTTGGAGTGAATTACCTGGCAGGCCTTCACAGCTACGCCAAATCCTAG